A single genomic interval of Alteromonas sp. BL110 harbors:
- the dsbB gene encoding disulfide bond formation protein DsbB — translation MRGFIHSISQWAEHKSSWLVLFATSLALEIAALYFQYGMGLKPCIMCIYQRTAMYGIVLSALVVIIKNNGFTRMLGFAGWAVSAGWGFLIAKEHVGILNAANPFFASCEIVPNFPSWLQLHEWLPAVFAAEGDCLEDTWQFLSMGMAEWMQIIFAAYFVVFAIVFSCRLLDKKPF, via the coding sequence ATGCGCGGATTTATTCACAGCATTAGCCAGTGGGCAGAGCACAAGTCTTCATGGCTTGTGCTTTTCGCTACATCATTAGCATTGGAAATTGCTGCCCTTTACTTCCAATACGGCATGGGCTTGAAACCATGCATTATGTGCATTTATCAGCGTACTGCTATGTACGGCATTGTGTTGTCAGCACTTGTGGTAATTATAAAAAACAACGGATTTACCCGTATGCTTGGTTTTGCTGGCTGGGCGGTATCTGCAGGCTGGGGCTTTTTAATTGCAAAAGAGCACGTGGGTATTCTCAACGCTGCCAATCCGTTTTTTGCCAGCTGTGAAATAGTGCCTAACTTTCCTTCATGGTTACAGCTTCATGAGTGGCTACCCGCAGTATTTGCGGCTGAGGGCGACTGTTTAGAAGACACGTGGCAGTTTTTGTCTATGGGAATGGCGGAGTGGATGCAAATTATATTTGCTGCTTATTTTGTTGTATTTGCCATTGTATTTAGCTGCCGCTTGCTGGATAAGAAACCCTTTTGA
- a CDS encoding YcgN family cysteine cluster protein, with translation MTVAFWETKSLEEMSQKEWESLCDGCGKCCLQKFIDDEAVEEYEVTDHINENEKIHYTNIVCSYLNTKKCECTQYERRTELVPDCVKLTKENLKDIFFMPNSCTYRRLYEGRGIPSWHPLLNKGKKHVMHAKGMSVRNKTVFESDVDLNHFEDYIAIWPLEDLD, from the coding sequence ATGACGGTGGCATTTTGGGAAACTAAGTCGTTAGAAGAAATGTCTCAGAAGGAATGGGAGTCTCTTTGTGATGGGTGCGGGAAGTGTTGCCTGCAGAAGTTCATCGACGATGAGGCCGTTGAAGAATACGAAGTTACCGACCACATCAACGAAAACGAAAAAATCCACTACACCAATATTGTGTGTTCGTATTTGAATACGAAAAAGTGTGAATGTACTCAGTATGAAAGACGCACAGAGCTAGTCCCAGATTGCGTGAAGCTAACCAAAGAAAATCTCAAAGATATTTTCTTTATGCCAAACAGCTGCACTTATCGACGCCTTTATGAAGGGAGGGGGATACCCTCTTGGCACCCATTACTAAACAAAGGTAAAAAACACGTAATGCACGCGAAAGGGATGTCGGTACGTAATAAAACGGTGTTTGAAAGCGATGTAGATCTCAACCACTTTGAAGACTATATCGCCATTTGGCCGCTAGAAGATTTAGATTAA
- the rnd gene encoding ribonuclease D: MQYQLITTSEQLEKVCTAAQRQEAVALDTEFVRTRTLTPHLGLIQLYDGHQLVLIDPLAIGNMGPFIELMENTEVVKVLHSCSEDIEAFLTAFDTVPTPVFDTQLAGSILDMGPSLGYAKLVELLCDITLDKGESRTDWIARPLRESQLSYAANDVLYLLPCYQQLASKVQEAGKVHWIYQEIALLVDKKRAQMPEDFAYLSIKNNWRLNSEQLTVLQALAAWRLNTARKKDLALNFVFKEGHLFEAAQRLIDNKSGLSRINGVNHQSVRRYGDTIITLIEEARAKYAQTPEKLRLPVVLRLIDIAKYKKTLAELKAISDQIAKDNNVNSDVIASKKQLNQLLKWYWFPVDETRVQGLIPDVLSTWREPLFRPYVTRLLGDAPSQ, translated from the coding sequence ATGCAATATCAATTAATTACAACATCTGAACAACTCGAAAAAGTGTGCACTGCAGCACAACGTCAAGAGGCGGTAGCCTTAGACACCGAATTTGTAAGGACAAGAACCCTTACTCCTCACCTGGGTCTTATTCAGCTCTACGACGGCCATCAACTAGTGCTTATTGACCCGCTTGCTATAGGCAACATGGGCCCGTTTATCGAGCTTATGGAAAATACCGAAGTAGTAAAAGTGCTGCACTCGTGCTCAGAGGATATTGAGGCGTTTCTCACCGCCTTCGACACGGTGCCAACGCCGGTATTTGATACACAGTTGGCGGGCAGTATTTTGGATATGGGGCCATCACTGGGCTACGCAAAGCTAGTAGAGTTGCTATGCGATATAACGCTAGATAAAGGTGAATCGCGAACAGACTGGATAGCCAGACCCCTTCGCGAATCGCAGCTTAGCTATGCCGCAAACGACGTACTGTACTTACTGCCATGCTACCAACAGCTAGCCAGTAAAGTTCAAGAAGCGGGCAAGGTGCATTGGATTTACCAAGAAATAGCGTTGCTAGTAGATAAAAAACGCGCTCAAATGCCAGAAGATTTTGCCTATTTAAGTATTAAAAACAATTGGCGACTAAACAGCGAACAGCTCACAGTATTACAAGCGCTAGCCGCATGGCGTTTAAACACGGCGCGAAAGAAAGACTTGGCACTAAACTTTGTTTTCAAAGAAGGCCATTTGTTTGAAGCAGCGCAGCGTCTTATTGATAACAAGTCTGGTCTTTCGCGCATCAACGGTGTGAATCACCAGTCAGTACGCCGTTATGGTGATACCATCATTACGCTTATTGAAGAAGCAAGAGCAAAATACGCGCAAACACCAGAGAAGCTCAGGTTACCTGTTGTGCTGCGGCTTATCGATATTGCTAAATACAAGAAAACCCTTGCCGAACTTAAAGCAATTAGCGATCAAATCGCGAAAGATAACAACGTGAACAGCGACGTTATTGCGTCTAAAAAACAGCTTAATCAGTTACTAAAATGGTACTGGTTTCCAGTTGACGAGACCCGTGTACAAGGTTTAATACCTGACGTGTTGTCTACGTGGCGTGAGCCCTTATTTCGTCCTTACGTAACTCGACTGTTAGGCGATGCACCTTCTCAGTAA
- a CDS encoding Slp family lipoprotein, translating to MSRYLFLLTVMLFTGCTIVPESIDVPEGTQLVSYSKAVTSGANAQGQKARWGGMIVGVENKPNKTLIELAHFPLNHYGKPSTNGETSGRFKVQIDGFVDPIVFEEGRSATFLGTITAPTAGMVGEQPYIYPTIIAEDYHMWRKQEVYDVNTYFFNYHTGWYSPFYRFNGPWMYPHFNRTRVIRYQNAPSKAKIPSSNNKPTNNNSKRGQSPSTNKRQ from the coding sequence ATGTCTCGTTATTTATTTTTACTTACGGTCATGTTGTTTACAGGCTGTACCATAGTTCCAGAAAGTATCGATGTACCTGAAGGTACCCAGCTAGTTAGTTACTCTAAAGCGGTGACCTCAGGCGCTAACGCGCAAGGACAAAAAGCGCGCTGGGGCGGTATGATTGTTGGGGTTGAAAATAAGCCCAATAAAACGCTAATTGAACTGGCTCATTTTCCTTTGAACCACTATGGAAAACCTTCCACGAATGGCGAAACATCCGGACGTTTCAAAGTGCAAATTGACGGTTTTGTCGACCCTATTGTTTTTGAAGAAGGGCGTTCAGCCACGTTTTTGGGCACAATAACCGCACCCACTGCTGGTATGGTAGGGGAACAACCTTATATCTACCCCACAATTATTGCCGAAGACTATCATATGTGGAGAAAACAAGAGGTTTACGACGTAAATACTTACTTCTTTAACTATCACACCGGCTGGTATTCACCATTCTATCGTTTTAATGGGCCGTGGATGTACCCCCATTTCAATAGGACCCGCGTTATCCGGTATCAAAATGCCCCGAGCAAAGCAAAGATACCCTCTTCTAATAATAAACCGACTAATAACAATTCGAAGCGTGGTCAATCACCAAGCACCAATAAGCGACAATAG
- a CDS encoding fumarylacetoacetate hydrolase family protein, protein MAYRHIDTQGNEIPLPVTKVLCIGRNYLDHIQEMNSTVSEAPLLFMKPKAALCHMHKPIAIPTEKGECHNELEVSVLLKSPLKNASHAEVEDAIWGIGLGLDLTLRAIQAALKKQGQPWERAKSFDNSAPLSGFVPYSEVGSLDDLRFTLTINGEVRQQGHTELMLHKIIPLIAHMSSIFTLDSGDVILTGTPKGVGKLSPADKVEASLDSLLALNTEVVAE, encoded by the coding sequence ATGGCATATCGTCACATTGATACCCAAGGTAATGAAATACCATTACCCGTTACTAAAGTATTGTGCATAGGTCGAAATTACCTCGACCACATTCAAGAAATGAACTCTACGGTGTCTGAAGCACCGCTGTTGTTTATGAAACCGAAGGCTGCTTTGTGCCATATGCATAAGCCCATTGCTATTCCAACCGAGAAAGGCGAATGCCATAACGAGCTTGAAGTGTCGGTGCTGCTCAAGTCGCCACTTAAAAATGCCAGTCATGCAGAAGTCGAAGACGCTATTTGGGGGATTGGCCTGGGGCTGGATTTAACCCTTCGCGCAATCCAAGCAGCACTTAAAAAGCAAGGGCAACCTTGGGAAAGGGCTAAATCTTTCGATAATAGCGCGCCACTTTCTGGCTTTGTGCCTTACAGTGAAGTTGGGAGCCTTGATGATTTGCGCTTTACCCTGACCATAAACGGAGAGGTCAGGCAGCAGGGCCATACCGAGCTCATGCTGCACAAAATCATTCCACTTATCGCTCACATGTCATCTATATTTACCCTAGATAGCGGTGACGTCATCCTTACTGGAACCCCAAAAGGGGTAGGTAAGTTAAGCCCTGCGGATAAAGTTGAGGCGTCGCTAGATAGCTTACTCGCTTTAAATACAGAGGTAGTGGCAGAATGA
- the fadD gene encoding long-chain-fatty-acid--CoA ligase FadD, which produces MEKTWLKHYDPRVSAEIDADRYASVVDIFEQSVKKFKNKEAFINMGHSISFEELDTLSAQFAAYLQSSGLKRGDAVAIMMPNLLQYPVAMFGILRAGMVVVNVNPLYTARELKHQLNDANAKAIVIVENFACTLEEVIADTNLQEVFLTALGDMLPAPKRWVVNAVVKYVKKMVPSFNLSETTSFMSAVKKGQSLEYKRPAIDSGDLAFLQYTGGTTGVSKGAMLTHRNMVANLEQVSGILETVIEEGKDFVVTALPLYHIFALLANCLMFVKYGCRNLLITNPRDMPAFVNELSKYPFTILPGVNTLFNGLLNTPGFSELDFSKFKFGLGGGMAVQRPVAEKWEKITNTVLLEGYGLTECSPVVAVNPPQIEAYKGAIGMPVPSTDIKLLDDDGNPVEKGEPGEMWVKGPQVMKGYLNRPEATEEILKDGWLATGDIATIDDEGYFYIVDRKKDMILVSGFNVFPNEIEEVAAMHDHIVEAAAVGVPHEVSGEVVKLFVVKNNDSLTEKDVIAHCRNHLTGYKVPKQVVFKDDLPKTNVGKILRRELRD; this is translated from the coding sequence GTGGAAAAAACCTGGCTTAAGCATTACGACCCTCGCGTTTCCGCAGAAATCGATGCCGATCGTTACGCATCTGTAGTAGACATTTTCGAGCAGTCGGTTAAGAAGTTTAAAAACAAAGAAGCCTTCATAAACATGGGGCACTCAATTTCGTTTGAGGAGTTAGATACCTTATCTGCGCAGTTTGCTGCTTACTTGCAATCGAGTGGCCTAAAACGCGGTGATGCTGTGGCAATTATGATGCCTAACCTCCTTCAGTATCCTGTTGCTATGTTTGGGATATTGCGTGCAGGTATGGTTGTGGTTAACGTTAACCCGCTTTATACCGCTCGCGAGTTAAAGCATCAGCTAAACGACGCCAATGCTAAGGCCATTGTTATCGTAGAAAATTTTGCCTGTACCCTTGAAGAGGTCATTGCAGATACTAACCTACAAGAAGTCTTTTTGACGGCACTGGGCGATATGTTGCCGGCACCTAAGCGCTGGGTTGTGAACGCAGTTGTTAAGTACGTTAAAAAGATGGTGCCATCATTTAACTTGTCTGAAACGACTTCGTTTATGTCGGCGGTTAAAAAAGGTCAGTCTCTTGAATATAAGCGTCCGGCCATTGATAGTGGCGATTTAGCATTCCTTCAGTATACAGGTGGAACAACCGGTGTTTCTAAAGGGGCTATGCTAACTCACCGCAACATGGTAGCAAACTTAGAACAAGTGTCGGGTATTCTAGAAACCGTGATTGAAGAAGGCAAAGACTTTGTTGTTACTGCGCTTCCGCTGTACCATATCTTTGCACTATTGGCGAACTGCCTCATGTTCGTTAAATACGGCTGCCGTAACTTGCTTATTACTAATCCGCGCGACATGCCGGCTTTTGTCAACGAACTTAGCAAATATCCATTTACCATCCTACCGGGTGTGAATACCTTGTTTAACGGCCTGTTAAACACGCCTGGATTTAGCGAGCTTGATTTCAGCAAATTTAAGTTTGGATTGGGCGGAGGCATGGCTGTTCAGCGCCCTGTTGCAGAGAAATGGGAAAAGATTACTAATACTGTGCTTCTTGAAGGCTATGGTCTAACAGAGTGCTCTCCAGTGGTAGCGGTAAATCCACCACAGATTGAAGCATATAAAGGCGCCATCGGTATGCCTGTACCTTCTACAGACATTAAGCTTCTTGACGACGATGGTAACCCAGTTGAAAAGGGTGAGCCGGGCGAAATGTGGGTAAAAGGCCCACAGGTGATGAAAGGATATTTGAACAGACCTGAAGCAACAGAAGAAATTCTAAAAGACGGTTGGCTAGCCACTGGTGACATTGCAACAATAGATGATGAAGGTTACTTCTATATTGTTGACCGTAAAAAGGATATGATCCTAGTGTCAGGCTTTAATGTGTTCCCGAACGAGATCGAAGAAGTTGCTGCAATGCATGACCATATTGTTGAAGCAGCTGCAGTTGGGGTTCCTCACGAAGTCAGCGGTGAAGTTGTGAAATTATTCGTAGTTAAAAATAACGATTCACTCACTGAAAAAGACGTTATCGCGCACTGCCGTAATCATTTAACAGGTTACAAAGTGCCTAAGCAAGTTGTCTTTAAAGATGACTTACCAAAAACCAATGTAGGTAAAATACTGCGTCGGGAGCTTCGAGACTAA
- a CDS encoding GNAT family N-acetyltransferase yields the protein MIDLSILPSRLPPIQTEQGPISIQRIAEKHCNALCDAGQQSIHHVKPWFGSAVCPVTPALSKQCITNMEKARQTGYGLTYLLMHDDKCLGMGIINHIHHSHLTANLGYWLRPDACGRGLATALCEALKKLAFSQMNLHRLECLVEPNNKASMRVAERIGGVKEGLCRKRVFGRDALLYALTT from the coding sequence TTGATCGACTTATCCATTTTACCCTCTCGCCTGCCTCCTATACAGACAGAGCAAGGCCCAATTAGTATTCAGCGCATTGCAGAGAAACACTGCAATGCGCTGTGCGATGCAGGTCAACAATCTATTCATCATGTAAAGCCCTGGTTCGGCTCAGCGGTGTGCCCTGTTACGCCAGCATTGTCGAAGCAATGTATTACTAATATGGAGAAAGCCCGTCAGACAGGTTACGGTCTTACATATTTGTTAATGCACGACGACAAGTGTTTGGGCATGGGTATTATTAATCATATTCACCACAGCCATCTAACTGCAAACCTCGGCTACTGGTTAAGACCTGACGCTTGCGGTAGAGGCTTAGCAACGGCACTGTGTGAAGCGCTAAAAAAGCTCGCATTCTCGCAAATGAATCTGCACCGTCTAGAATGCCTTGTTGAACCAAATAACAAAGCGAGTATGCGTGTTGCCGAGCGAATTGGCGGTGTGAAAGAAGGGCTGTGTAGAAAACGGGTATTTGGTAGAGACGCGCTTCTCTATGCACTTACTACCTAA
- a CDS encoding alginate export family protein, translating into MSKLSASVSILLFATTCMGTTLKAQSLDTSYSGSVRVRYETLNNPIFPANENIRAKTNERLSTRIRLKGEADFGNWKAVAEIEDSRAYLDENDPTLKSSQVNTLEPVQLYISYKGIGEYLDSITIGRVTLDHGSRRLIGRTRFRNATNSFEGALIDANWSGWHVRGFYLLPLSRFPIDSASIDSNKRAFDKSFSNRRFFGVYAQSEDNTWKVHSYWLKESDSKELATKNRNLFTLSLDYSKTFSKHWEYNIEAIGQTGQARQSASTSDIDGKDVSAWMVHSHIGKQISASTFIRAEIDAASGDNDATDDTIKAFDSLYGLRRFDFGPTDVYQTFPRSNILAPGLRGVTKLNDENTLMLGYKGLWLKEVGEGKKDFLGHQIEFRWRYQASAPLRIELGGAYLAKGEALETGACPDNSMYAYTGVMYSF; encoded by the coding sequence ATGAGCAAATTGAGCGCTAGTGTTTCGATATTGTTGTTTGCCACTACTTGTATGGGCACAACACTAAAAGCACAAAGCCTAGACACTAGCTATAGCGGTTCGGTTAGAGTACGTTATGAAACGCTTAATAATCCAATTTTCCCCGCCAATGAAAATATCCGCGCCAAAACCAATGAGCGACTCTCAACCCGAATTAGGCTAAAAGGCGAAGCCGACTTCGGGAATTGGAAGGCTGTCGCCGAGATAGAAGATTCTCGTGCTTATCTCGACGAGAATGACCCCACCCTCAAATCTTCGCAGGTAAATACGCTCGAGCCAGTGCAGTTGTATATTTCTTACAAGGGCATTGGTGAATACCTAGATAGTATTACTATCGGACGTGTAACGCTTGATCACGGTAGTCGTAGGTTGATTGGGCGTACACGATTCAGAAACGCTACGAATAGCTTTGAAGGGGCACTAATTGACGCAAATTGGTCTGGATGGCACGTCCGTGGTTTTTATCTATTGCCGCTGTCTCGTTTTCCTATCGATTCGGCCTCAATCGATAGTAATAAACGGGCTTTTGATAAAAGTTTTAGTAATCGAAGATTTTTTGGCGTTTACGCTCAATCAGAAGATAACACATGGAAAGTACATAGTTATTGGTTAAAAGAATCCGACTCAAAAGAGCTTGCGACCAAAAATCGCAACCTGTTTACCCTGTCACTGGATTATTCAAAAACCTTTTCAAAACACTGGGAATACAATATAGAAGCGATAGGACAAACTGGTCAGGCTAGGCAGTCTGCATCCACATCTGACATTGACGGTAAGGACGTTAGTGCTTGGATGGTACATAGTCACATCGGCAAACAAATCAGTGCTAGTACTTTTATAAGAGCTGAAATTGATGCTGCAAGTGGTGATAATGATGCCACCGATGACACCATAAAAGCCTTTGATTCTCTTTATGGTTTACGGCGGTTTGATTTTGGTCCAACGGACGTGTATCAAACATTCCCTCGAAGTAATATATTGGCACCGGGGCTAAGAGGCGTTACAAAGCTAAATGACGAGAACACGCTTATGTTAGGGTACAAAGGGCTATGGCTTAAAGAAGTGGGTGAGGGTAAAAAAGACTTTTTAGGGCACCAAATAGAGTTTCGCTGGCGATATCAAGCATCTGCGCCGTTAAGAATCGAACTAGGTGGTGCATACCTCGCTAAAGGCGAAGCGTTAGAGACGGGCGCATGCCCCGATAATTCTATGTACGCCTATACGGGTGTTATGTACTCTTTCTAA
- a CDS encoding alpha/beta fold hydrolase: MIETEFNIGTLHLAALDNQGAGKVVIGLHGYLDNAESLRLLAPYLQTHRFVAIDLAGHGRSSHRVHGAHYNQADYLQDLYALIESQNWEEVILLGHSLGGILASLFAALFPDKVSAVISIDACGPLTESEETTALQMRESIMSRHAKSRNKLRIVDLEDAVKARCKISDIPEEHARSILTRNLTQDAGGHCFWASDPKLRTKSSLRLTEKQAESLMRAIVCPVLFIGASNSFKNLETVFPKRKGWFLNAQYEQLVGGHHIHMENTDDVGLLIRNFVEQL; the protein is encoded by the coding sequence ATGATAGAGACAGAGTTTAATATTGGAACACTACACTTAGCTGCGTTAGATAACCAAGGTGCTGGCAAAGTTGTCATTGGTTTGCACGGCTACTTAGATAACGCAGAAAGCTTGAGGTTGCTAGCGCCCTATCTACAAACTCATCGATTTGTTGCAATTGACCTTGCAGGGCATGGCCGTTCATCTCACCGTGTGCATGGTGCACACTACAATCAAGCGGATTATTTACAAGACCTGTACGCGTTAATTGAATCCCAAAATTGGGAAGAAGTTATCCTGCTTGGTCATTCTCTTGGTGGAATCTTAGCGAGTCTTTTTGCTGCGCTCTTCCCAGATAAAGTTTCTGCCGTGATTAGTATAGACGCATGCGGGCCGCTTACAGAAAGTGAAGAGACCACCGCATTGCAGATGCGAGAGTCTATTATGAGCCGTCATGCCAAATCACGTAATAAGTTACGGATTGTTGATTTAGAAGATGCCGTAAAAGCGAGATGCAAAATTTCAGATATCCCAGAAGAGCACGCGCGCTCTATATTGACTAGAAATTTAACACAAGATGCCGGTGGACACTGCTTCTGGGCGAGCGACCCTAAACTTCGCACAAAATCATCGCTAAGACTCACGGAAAAGCAGGCAGAATCTCTTATGCGTGCTATTGTATGTCCTGTACTTTTTATCGGTGCATCTAATAGTTTCAAAAATTTAGAGACAGTCTTCCCAAAAAGGAAGGGGTGGTTTTTAAATGCACAATACGAACAATTAGTAGGCGGTCATCATATTCACATGGAAAATACTGATGATGTAGGGCTACTAATTCGCAATTTTGTTGAGCAATTGTAA
- a CDS encoding lytic murein transglycosylase, whose translation MLVKIINRLVAQLAVHIKRGSYRLLLKPFKIAVLLSSITLSLSLSAYAESKPSSEEELSEEGFKRYVTQLKNEAAEKGIDKAKLELAFADIAFRPTVVKSDKSQPEKKITLDDYLATRVPDWKVKQAVKQYNENKVLLDEIAQKYGVQARFIVALWGNESNFGKIQGNFSVLSALASLAYEGRREKLFKDNFFAALRILDEGHIDVEAFKGSWAGAMGQTQFMPISFLNYAVDYDGDGKKDIWGTKADVFASIANYLSSEGWDSRGTWGRQVTLTQPVPFSGLAKSNMKPLSFWSTKGVKRYNGSELPKANVDASLIMPDGEKGRIYLVYNNFHTLMKWNRSSYFGVSVGYLSERIKRGY comes from the coding sequence ATGTTAGTAAAGATAATAAACCGCTTAGTTGCTCAATTGGCAGTTCACATTAAGCGTGGTAGCTACAGGTTACTACTAAAGCCATTCAAGATCGCCGTACTTTTATCTAGTATCACCTTAAGCCTTTCGCTATCGGCTTACGCTGAGAGTAAGCCGAGTAGTGAAGAAGAGCTTAGCGAAGAAGGCTTTAAACGCTATGTTACCCAGTTAAAAAACGAAGCGGCTGAAAAAGGCATAGATAAGGCTAAGCTAGAGTTGGCGTTCGCTGATATTGCTTTTAGACCTACCGTCGTTAAATCTGATAAAAGTCAGCCAGAGAAAAAAATCACGTTAGATGATTATCTGGCAACGCGAGTGCCTGATTGGAAAGTAAAGCAAGCGGTTAAGCAGTACAACGAAAATAAAGTACTACTCGATGAGATTGCTCAGAAATATGGCGTACAAGCACGCTTTATCGTTGCGCTATGGGGAAACGAGTCTAACTTTGGTAAAATTCAGGGCAATTTCAGCGTGCTGTCCGCATTGGCATCTTTAGCGTATGAAGGGCGAAGAGAAAAGCTTTTCAAAGATAATTTTTTTGCTGCACTTCGCATACTTGATGAAGGGCACATCGACGTAGAGGCGTTTAAAGGCTCTTGGGCTGGCGCGATGGGCCAAACTCAGTTTATGCCCATTTCGTTTTTAAACTATGCAGTAGACTACGATGGCGACGGTAAAAAGGATATTTGGGGAACTAAGGCTGATGTGTTTGCTTCCATTGCAAACTACTTATCATCTGAAGGGTGGGATAGTAGAGGTACATGGGGGCGTCAGGTTACTCTCACTCAACCCGTACCCTTTTCAGGCCTCGCGAAATCTAATATGAAGCCGCTATCTTTTTGGAGCACAAAAGGCGTTAAGCGCTATAACGGCAGCGAGCTTCCCAAAGCTAACGTAGATGCGTCACTCATTATGCCAGATGGTGAAAAAGGCCGAATTTACTTGGTATATAACAATTTCCATACGCTGATGAAGTGGAACCGGTCGTCTTATTTTGGCGTTTCGGTTGGGTATTTATCTGAACGAATAAAGCGAGGTTACTAA
- a CDS encoding YcgL domain-containing protein produces MLCAVYKTRKKEGMYLYVPKKDHFEDVPEALMETFGRPELVTIIALEKREKLGMIDKQKLIDELTEKGFYLQMPPKEDNLLEQHRESLGLSKNPDKKF; encoded by the coding sequence ATGTTATGCGCAGTTTATAAAACGCGAAAAAAAGAGGGTATGTATTTATATGTGCCAAAAAAAGATCACTTTGAAGACGTACCAGAAGCGCTCATGGAAACCTTTGGTCGCCCAGAATTAGTGACTATTATTGCCTTAGAAAAGCGGGAAAAACTGGGTATGATCGATAAGCAAAAGCTTATCGATGAACTTACTGAAAAAGGTTTTTACCTACAAATGCCTCCCAAAGAAGACAACCTGCTAGAGCAGCATCGCGAATCCCTGGGTTTGTCTAAAAATCCGGATAAAAAGTTTTAA